A genomic segment from Streptomyces antibioticus encodes:
- a CDS encoding phosphorylase family protein: MDRVDVLVIAALPEELAEAKAAGLAGESGGPGVALWEERGAGGSAPYWWGEYRREDGRRLSVALARSTHMGARETAPIVTTLTNQLQPRCLAMCGVCAGNPDDMALGDVVVADPVYEWDEGKQFPAELKGDIRQFRLNHRWLRAVQDFTPGGLPSYRPAGDEDALLWLLERLHRGQDPRNHPARRRYFPEYAWGARLQQWEQRGLIGRAQTGLELTDQGAELVQGWLYDDVDGPQGLPFEVVAAPMASGSAVVADPGLWAQLQHMGMRKIAAVEMEAATVATVAHQHQVPYCLIAKGVMDHADSDKDDRYKRFAARASAEVLYALLAQLLPTAEADSSGHVPSIAPFVGIDDADIYGDGDPSTIALQRDEYGAATTAPLPEFSQVIDYLSGHRIARVSGESGTGKTTMAAMVGRDATRFDAAFYVDLASLNAPFSVTDTALLLDRLTTLDEPGRLIVVDNTHLDGRLERNIVNHWMATCGRGFMLLLSRRDEHDNRVPAVRLTVSDRSLLAVWRRTDAFAHAALALPSDGALMKWKETFPDLVTFSLAMRGSIGRLTADTTTLSQQDAVAFIRSRYLTGRSAEEEENLRRLATAGQYEFGLGPGSLVSNGLSKLVMEGLVHSRKRYYALGHPAVARLLLRALGVSTDSAALKQIAVTDPYAACGIASRLVQAGRRSDAARLLAQLVENGILRGDILTKFNLPNLSRTTRQLVDLGVARFSDIDHQLSSEQELLVTKVQQSPPPDVMHFLEFLMLLPRTADVFSTLLKQPAVRQEFIAWSYDAPVWSLLSVGKAARRFDDELSRKLLAILFSVRAADVAENLSRASSSDLGSCFRASEIAGRNAEFIAVMSERVGASIPEVVRHCIHRGPGEVIQYDAFLQLRCPELVAVFRDRVASAETWPELGSALANRHVGFLVRLLAWADTHQQADLSGRLEEVIGDRLRGDTLAWDLPLLTASDFANIFSAAGNSRTLGGALPAVRRCLGEHLDNVARNTLMRGLGEYVLLSDVLASHSAELAPDFRRQLLSIELRELAAAQARRVPVHMVVNMVESVRGWTALEPAALEEFLEGSGLAAAAADQQAISREDAAAAGQRAVSRKGIGSACRTSDAVFELHGFAGSEECRAALSPVGLTAPAVIGRYLVLASRPDFPDRSEALAAFAELYGNERHFALVGAIGMVGTRPADERAFWGALLSSTDAVLTPPIQRSLLVGSAGRALAVARGLGGAEPGAKESVPKLCATIVRDWYSAADRVTPHFRGMLYAYARDPGSTSPPLLPYQVISMAHTLRAMGRVDAGLESKLVTTLRREIMQNTSAVHRQRFAAWAQYSDIASATLA, translated from the coding sequence GTGGACCGGGTTGACGTTTTGGTCATCGCCGCGTTGCCAGAGGAGTTGGCAGAGGCGAAGGCCGCCGGCCTCGCCGGGGAATCCGGCGGGCCTGGGGTGGCGCTGTGGGAGGAGCGCGGCGCGGGGGGATCGGCTCCGTACTGGTGGGGTGAGTACCGTCGGGAGGACGGCCGACGCTTGTCGGTGGCATTGGCACGATCGACGCACATGGGTGCCCGGGAGACGGCTCCGATCGTCACAACGTTGACCAATCAGTTGCAGCCCAGATGCCTGGCCATGTGCGGGGTGTGTGCGGGTAACCCTGACGACATGGCTCTCGGGGATGTGGTGGTGGCCGACCCGGTCTATGAATGGGACGAGGGTAAGCAATTCCCGGCAGAGCTGAAAGGCGATATTCGGCAGTTCCGGCTGAATCACCGTTGGCTCCGCGCGGTGCAGGACTTCACCCCCGGAGGGCTGCCCAGTTACCGCCCGGCCGGCGATGAGGACGCGTTGTTGTGGCTGTTGGAACGGTTGCACCGGGGCCAGGATCCGCGGAATCATCCTGCGCGTCGTCGGTATTTCCCGGAATACGCATGGGGGGCGCGGCTGCAGCAATGGGAACAGAGAGGATTGATCGGCCGTGCGCAAACCGGGTTGGAGTTGACCGACCAAGGTGCGGAGTTGGTGCAGGGGTGGTTGTACGACGATGTGGACGGGCCACAGGGTCTGCCGTTCGAGGTGGTGGCGGCCCCGATGGCGTCGGGGAGCGCGGTGGTCGCCGATCCCGGGCTGTGGGCCCAGTTGCAGCACATGGGGATGCGAAAGATCGCTGCAGTGGAGATGGAGGCCGCTACCGTCGCCACGGTGGCGCACCAGCATCAGGTGCCGTACTGCCTGATCGCCAAGGGCGTCATGGATCACGCCGACAGCGACAAGGACGATCGGTACAAGCGGTTTGCGGCCCGCGCCTCGGCTGAGGTGTTGTACGCCTTGCTTGCTCAGTTGCTGCCCACCGCCGAAGCGGACAGCAGTGGCCACGTCCCGTCGATCGCACCGTTCGTCGGAATCGACGATGCTGATATCTACGGCGACGGCGACCCGTCGACCATCGCCTTGCAGCGCGACGAGTACGGCGCCGCCACAACCGCCCCGCTGCCCGAGTTCTCCCAGGTCATCGACTACCTGAGCGGGCACCGCATCGCCCGCGTCTCCGGCGAGTCGGGCACCGGGAAGACCACGATGGCCGCCATGGTCGGACGTGACGCCACGCGGTTCGACGCGGCCTTCTACGTCGACCTGGCGAGTCTCAACGCGCCGTTCAGCGTCACCGACACGGCTCTGCTGCTCGACCGCCTCACCACCCTCGACGAGCCAGGCAGACTGATCGTCGTCGACAACACACACCTCGATGGACGTCTGGAACGGAACATCGTCAACCACTGGATGGCCACCTGTGGTCGCGGTTTCATGCTGCTGCTCTCCCGGCGCGACGAGCACGACAACCGTGTGCCGGCCGTAAGGCTGACCGTCAGCGATCGGTCGCTGCTTGCCGTGTGGCGGCGGACAGATGCCTTCGCCCATGCTGCCCTGGCTCTGCCGTCGGACGGCGCTCTGATGAAGTGGAAGGAGACGTTTCCCGATCTGGTGACCTTCTCACTTGCGATGCGCGGAAGCATCGGTCGCCTGACCGCCGACACGACCACCCTGTCCCAGCAGGACGCCGTCGCCTTCATCCGGTCGAGGTATCTCACCGGCCGCAGCGCCGAAGAAGAGGAGAACCTTCGCCGCCTTGCCACGGCCGGACAATACGAGTTCGGCCTGGGTCCCGGCTCGCTTGTCTCCAACGGCCTGTCGAAGCTCGTCATGGAAGGTCTTGTCCACTCCCGCAAGCGCTACTACGCCCTGGGGCATCCGGCTGTGGCGCGGCTGCTGCTGCGCGCACTGGGCGTATCGACCGACTCGGCGGCGCTGAAGCAGATCGCGGTCACCGACCCTTATGCCGCCTGCGGGATCGCCTCGCGGCTCGTCCAGGCCGGACGCCGCAGCGACGCCGCGCGGCTACTCGCGCAGCTGGTCGAGAACGGCATCCTTCGCGGGGACATCCTCACGAAGTTCAATCTGCCCAACCTGTCGCGGACGACACGTCAGCTCGTCGACCTCGGTGTCGCGCGGTTCTCGGACATCGACCACCAGCTTTCATCGGAGCAGGAGCTCCTCGTCACGAAGGTCCAGCAGTCTCCACCGCCGGACGTCATGCACTTCTTGGAGTTCCTGATGCTGCTGCCACGGACTGCCGACGTGTTCAGCACGCTACTCAAGCAGCCGGCGGTACGGCAGGAGTTCATAGCCTGGTCTTACGACGCGCCGGTCTGGTCCTTGCTGAGCGTCGGGAAGGCCGCCCGCCGGTTCGACGACGAGTTGAGCAGGAAGCTGCTCGCCATCCTCTTCAGCGTCCGGGCCGCCGACGTGGCCGAGAACCTGAGCCGGGCCAGCTCGTCCGACCTGGGTAGCTGCTTTCGGGCCAGCGAGATCGCGGGGCGGAACGCCGAGTTCATCGCAGTCATGTCGGAGCGGGTCGGTGCGTCGATCCCCGAGGTGGTGCGCCACTGTATTCACCGGGGGCCTGGCGAGGTGATCCAATACGACGCCTTCCTGCAGCTGCGATGCCCGGAGCTGGTGGCGGTGTTCCGGGACCGGGTCGCGAGCGCTGAAACCTGGCCCGAACTCGGCAGCGCGCTCGCCAACAGACACGTCGGGTTCCTGGTTCGCCTGTTGGCATGGGCGGACACCCACCAGCAGGCCGATCTGAGCGGGCGCCTCGAGGAGGTCATCGGCGACCGCCTGCGAGGCGATACGCTCGCCTGGGATCTGCCACTGCTCACCGCGAGCGACTTCGCCAACATCTTCTCGGCGGCTGGCAACTCCCGGACGCTCGGCGGAGCGCTCCCGGCGGTGCGCCGGTGTCTGGGCGAGCATCTGGACAACGTGGCTCGGAACACCCTCATGCGCGGGTTGGGAGAGTACGTGCTTCTGTCCGACGTCCTCGCCTCTCATTCGGCAGAGCTGGCGCCGGACTTCCGTCGTCAGCTGCTGAGCATCGAGCTCCGTGAGCTTGCCGCAGCGCAGGCGCGGCGCGTGCCCGTACACATGGTCGTGAACATGGTCGAGTCCGTCCGCGGATGGACCGCGTTGGAGCCCGCTGCCCTCGAGGAATTCCTCGAGGGCAGCGGGCTCGCCGCGGCGGCCGCCGACCAACAGGCGATCTCGCGCGAGGACGCGGCCGCCGCTGGCCAACGGGCGGTCTCACGCAAGGGCATCGGCTCGGCCTGCCGCACCTCGGATGCCGTCTTCGAGCTGCACGGTTTCGCCGGCAGCGAGGAGTGTCGGGCTGCCCTGTCGCCGGTCGGCCTCACCGCCCCAGCCGTCATCGGGCGGTACCTCGTCCTCGCCTCGCGTCCGGACTTCCCCGACCGATCGGAGGCACTCGCCGCGTTCGCCGAGCTGTACGGGAACGAGCGTCACTTCGCACTGGTCGGCGCGATCGGGATGGTCGGTACCCGTCCAGCGGACGAAAGGGCGTTCTGGGGCGCGCTGCTCTCCTCCACGGACGCCGTGCTCACGCCGCCGATCCAGCGTTCGCTGCTTGTGGGGAGTGCGGGTCGCGCGCTCGCCGTCGCGAGAGGACTCGGCGGGGCCGAGCCCGGTGCGAAGGAGTCCGTACCGAAGCTGTGCGCGACCATCGTCCGCGACTGGTACAGCGCCGCGGACCGGGTGACTCCGCATTTCAGGGGCATGTTGTACGCGTACGCGCGTGATCCTGGCAGTACGTCGCCACCGCTGCTGCCGTATCAGGTGATCTCCATGGCACATACGCTCCGAGCGATGGGCCGCGTGGACGCGGGGCTGGAGTCGAAGCTGGTCACGACGTTGCGGCGCGAGATCATGCAGAATACGAGCGCCGTGCACCGCCAACGATTCGCAGCTTGGGCCCAATACTCCGACATCGCCTCGGCCACGCTGGCTTGA
- a CDS encoding helicase-related protein: MTISDHLGPREDVIDALRAELLGPAPAGKSLTPEPFDNWEEARGPWVDPESGEEILDRAPLVRYGVGVLYPAENAAQPADEDRTVVAGLVEGELDGKVFEGLQEAAQRTVGGPPEDDDFDLAGANDRRPSTMGLSFMLAGGSGTALRIVFTGGRYGRQNVSVAGDARRWWVRSPVTAVWELSADEIATANRVLRKPQPDADASRGIDGLDLELIVNVRSHQDGRLITVALVNRTAPGTQPLDAVSLFQAEMTVEPQGGWLAPYPEAAEAEAHPDDASFNLLYREARTFAVGHGCAADWADPTEGRAAWAKADPLPWYEAPSITPDIRQNGSPLTVSMEQLSGDGPGGPERLEQVVGAYTKWIEGLEEKAAGLDERLRPTAVQHIEGCRKALGRMREGLELVRDARSDVGRAFRMANRAMLRQQLRSGADLRPTRSVDGRFQVEGAQPDENEARRKGKGNWRAFQIAFLLAAVPSSADPLHDDREVVDLIYFPTGGGKTEAYLGLSAFTMLLRRLRDPGDTSVTVLMRYTLRLLTAQQFLRAAALVCALEELRADTPDLGTVPFSIGIWVGGETTPNRRADAKSALGRLHRGEQENPFLLLRCPWCSAQMGPVPSQEEDAAPGQRRRRTGQRTGAAARTPVAGYTEYRGTVRFICPDNECRFSTEDSPLPVYVVDDDLYEHRPTLVIGTVDKFALIAWRPKARALFGFGADGLGSDGSRAYSPPSLIIQDELHLIAGPLGSLTGLYEGVIEELCTDRRDGTRILPKIVASTATIRRHEEQVKALYGREQVHLFPPHGIDASDSFFAVYDRDPETGTLKPGRRYIGVHAPALGSMQTTQVRTFAALLQAAKDLPEGLRDPWWTLLAFFNSLRELGNSLSLMQSDIPDYLRTINNRSETDRTGMRYLNWVEEMTSRLRQDQIPEAIQKLERQLTDEQRAVDACLASSLIEVGIDIPRLSLMAVVGQPKSTSQYIQVTGRVGRRIPGLVVTLYGAGKPRDRSHFERFRSYHERLYAQVEPTSSTPFAPPALDRALRAVAVAYIRQTGPEALEPQPFPAEGWEAARKLLLDRVDFCDSDEADRTADILDRMRKEWEAWQPGQWGDFGPTVSGDQLLRPLGQYADEQAQSMTWAIPSSMRGVDAECQIEVTSEYAIQEGQS, encoded by the coding sequence ATGACCATCAGCGACCACCTCGGTCCGCGTGAGGACGTTATCGACGCCCTGAGGGCCGAGCTGCTCGGCCCTGCGCCCGCCGGCAAGTCCCTCACCCCGGAACCCTTCGACAACTGGGAGGAAGCCCGGGGCCCTTGGGTGGACCCCGAGTCAGGAGAGGAGATCCTCGACCGGGCCCCGCTGGTGCGGTACGGCGTCGGCGTCCTGTACCCCGCTGAGAACGCTGCTCAGCCCGCGGACGAGGATCGCACGGTTGTCGCCGGTCTCGTGGAAGGTGAGCTCGACGGAAAGGTCTTTGAGGGTCTGCAGGAAGCTGCACAGCGCACGGTCGGCGGGCCGCCCGAAGACGACGACTTCGACCTCGCCGGCGCGAACGACCGACGTCCCAGCACCATGGGCCTGTCGTTCATGCTGGCGGGCGGGAGTGGTACGGCTCTCCGCATCGTTTTCACAGGAGGCCGCTACGGGCGTCAGAACGTGTCTGTGGCGGGCGATGCGCGGCGGTGGTGGGTACGCAGCCCCGTTACGGCGGTCTGGGAGCTGTCTGCGGACGAGATCGCCACGGCCAACCGGGTCCTGCGGAAGCCGCAGCCGGACGCGGACGCCTCGCGTGGCATTGACGGGCTCGACCTGGAGCTGATCGTCAACGTGCGCAGTCACCAGGACGGCAGGCTGATCACAGTCGCCCTCGTCAACCGGACGGCCCCCGGAACCCAGCCACTCGATGCTGTGAGCCTGTTCCAGGCCGAGATGACCGTCGAGCCGCAGGGCGGGTGGCTCGCCCCCTACCCGGAGGCGGCCGAAGCCGAGGCGCACCCGGACGACGCCTCGTTCAATCTGCTCTACCGGGAAGCACGGACCTTTGCCGTGGGGCACGGCTGCGCCGCGGACTGGGCCGACCCCACAGAGGGCCGGGCCGCCTGGGCCAAGGCCGACCCTCTGCCCTGGTACGAGGCACCCAGCATCACCCCCGACATCCGGCAGAACGGCAGCCCGCTCACCGTCTCTATGGAGCAACTCTCCGGGGACGGCCCTGGCGGTCCTGAGCGCCTAGAGCAGGTCGTCGGCGCGTACACGAAGTGGATCGAGGGACTCGAAGAGAAGGCTGCCGGCCTCGACGAGCGGCTCCGGCCGACCGCCGTACAGCACATCGAAGGCTGCCGCAAGGCTCTGGGCCGGATGCGGGAAGGGCTCGAACTGGTCCGTGACGCCCGGAGCGACGTGGGCCGTGCCTTCCGGATGGCAAACCGTGCCATGCTGCGCCAGCAGCTGCGCTCCGGGGCCGACCTGCGTCCGACGCGGTCCGTCGACGGGCGGTTCCAGGTGGAGGGAGCCCAGCCGGATGAGAACGAGGCCCGCCGCAAGGGCAAGGGGAACTGGCGTGCCTTCCAGATCGCGTTCCTCCTGGCCGCCGTCCCCTCAAGTGCCGATCCCCTCCATGACGACCGTGAGGTTGTTGACCTCATCTACTTCCCCACCGGCGGTGGCAAGACTGAGGCCTACCTCGGACTGTCCGCCTTCACGATGCTGCTCCGTCGTCTGCGTGACCCCGGTGACACGAGTGTCACCGTCCTCATGCGCTATACGCTGCGTCTGCTGACCGCTCAGCAATTCCTGCGCGCCGCCGCTCTCGTCTGCGCGCTTGAGGAGCTGCGCGCAGACACGCCGGACCTCGGAACGGTCCCCTTCTCGATCGGGATCTGGGTGGGTGGCGAGACCACTCCCAACCGACGCGCGGATGCGAAGTCAGCACTTGGCAGGCTCCACCGCGGAGAGCAGGAGAACCCGTTTCTGCTGCTGCGCTGTCCCTGGTGCTCAGCTCAGATGGGCCCCGTCCCCAGCCAGGAGGAAGACGCCGCGCCCGGGCAGCGCCGCCGTAGGACCGGCCAGCGCACCGGAGCAGCGGCCCGCACACCCGTAGCCGGGTACACGGAGTACCGCGGAACCGTGCGCTTCATCTGCCCGGACAACGAGTGCCGCTTCTCCACGGAGGACTCGCCACTGCCCGTCTACGTGGTTGACGATGACCTCTACGAGCACCGGCCGACGCTCGTGATCGGAACGGTGGACAAGTTCGCCCTTATTGCCTGGCGGCCCAAAGCAAGGGCCTTGTTCGGCTTCGGAGCCGACGGCCTTGGCTCGGACGGCTCCCGGGCCTACTCGCCCCCCTCCCTGATCATCCAGGACGAGCTGCACCTCATCGCTGGTCCGCTCGGCTCCCTCACGGGCCTCTACGAGGGTGTTATCGAAGAACTGTGCACCGACCGGCGAGACGGCACGCGCATCCTCCCCAAGATCGTCGCCTCCACCGCGACGATCCGGCGGCACGAGGAGCAGGTCAAGGCCCTTTACGGCCGTGAGCAGGTACACCTTTTCCCGCCGCACGGCATCGACGCCTCCGACTCCTTCTTCGCCGTCTACGACCGCGACCCGGAGACCGGCACTCTCAAGCCGGGGCGGCGCTACATCGGCGTGCACGCCCCCGCCCTCGGCTCCATGCAGACCACACAAGTCCGCACGTTCGCCGCCCTGCTCCAGGCCGCCAAGGACCTTCCCGAAGGCCTCCGCGACCCCTGGTGGACGCTGCTCGCCTTCTTCAATAGCCTTCGCGAGCTTGGCAACTCACTGTCGCTCATGCAGTCCGACATCCCCGACTACCTGAGGACCATCAACAACCGCTCAGAGACGGACCGCACCGGGATGCGCTACCTCAACTGGGTCGAGGAGATGACCAGCCGCCTCCGTCAGGACCAGATCCCCGAAGCCATCCAGAAGCTCGAGCGGCAGCTCACGGACGAACAGCGGGCCGTAGACGCCTGCCTGGCCTCCAGCCTGATTGAGGTCGGCATCGACATCCCCCGCCTCTCGCTCATGGCCGTTGTCGGCCAGCCCAAGAGCACCTCCCAGTACATCCAGGTCACCGGTCGCGTTGGACGACGCATTCCCGGACTGGTCGTCACCCTGTACGGGGCCGGCAAACCCCGCGACCGCAGCCACTTTGAGCGCTTCCGCAGCTACCACGAACGCCTGTACGCGCAGGTCGAACCGACCAGCTCCACCCCATTCGCCCCGCCCGCTCTGGACCGGGCCCTGCGCGCAGTCGCGGTTGCCTACATCCGGCAGACCGGACCGGAGGCGCTTGAGCCTCAGCCGTTCCCTGCCGAAGGCTGGGAAGCGGCCAGAAAGCTTCTCCTCGACCGGGTCGACTTCTGTGACTCCGATGAAGCCGACCGCACAGCCGACATCCTGGACAGGATGCGCAAGGAGTGGGAGGCGTGGCAGCCCGGGCAGTGGGGTGACTTCGGGCCCACGGTCAGCGGCGACCAGCTCCTGCGCCCCCTTGGCCAGTACGCGGACGAGCAGGCGCAGAGTATGACCTGGGCGATCCCCTCCTCCATGCGCGGCGTCGACGCCGAATGCCAGATTGAGGTCACCTCGGAGTATGCGATCCAGGAAGGACAGTCATGA
- a CDS encoding nuclease-related domain-containing DEAD/DEAH box helicase, with product MARMIPSAFDPECTPSPGEREVFQRLRDDPGTEGWVVLHSLGIAKHPRQIQGEADFVIVVPGKGILVLEVKAHHQVRRLPSGEWRLGGHPPTLRSPFQQADEAMHAVKEKLTGHGGGLGGVPMTSAVLFTHSRFAVSGPMEWHSWQAIDTVALHSRPISALVAGVLDAHRAHLASTPTAGWFNPASAAPDADQTDRILEALRPSFEFAEPPKLRRQRMERETQTFTKQQYEVLDMIAANRRCLVRGAAGTGKTFVAVEAARRFAGSGLRVLLCCFNRQLGRWLKEETAGVEGITAAHLHSYMAGLVPAARPAASGDDGFFTEELPDLALEALLERDGPPFDVLVIDEAQDLMRESYLNVLDSSLRGGLSSGQWLAFGDFTRQALYDSGGEGMEALHGRTAGEPAVFILRHNCRSVPDITFYVEATSDLDPGYAGTLRPSNDRTAEHLWWTDSEEQQRLLADRLTRLTRDGFLPEDIVVLSPLRNDQSAAGSCQDPRWRNRLVPFGSPRPGAVRYGTVHAFKGLDSPAVVLTDIASFGSAREQTLFYVGASRARDELTVLMSQNARPGFRKQVFKEKAA from the coding sequence ATGGCGCGCATGATCCCGTCGGCCTTCGACCCGGAATGCACCCCAAGTCCTGGGGAAAGGGAAGTGTTCCAGCGGCTTCGCGACGACCCCGGCACGGAGGGCTGGGTGGTGCTGCACTCGCTGGGTATCGCCAAGCATCCGCGGCAGATCCAAGGTGAGGCCGACTTCGTCATCGTCGTGCCCGGGAAGGGGATCCTGGTCCTGGAGGTGAAGGCCCACCACCAGGTCAGGCGCCTGCCGAGCGGCGAGTGGCGGCTGGGCGGCCACCCGCCAACCCTGAGGAGCCCTTTCCAGCAGGCCGATGAGGCCATGCACGCGGTCAAGGAGAAGCTGACCGGCCACGGCGGCGGGCTCGGAGGCGTACCCATGACGTCAGCGGTGCTGTTCACGCACAGCCGGTTCGCGGTGTCAGGCCCCATGGAGTGGCACTCATGGCAGGCGATCGACACAGTGGCTCTGCACAGCCGTCCCATTTCCGCGCTGGTCGCCGGGGTCCTGGACGCCCACCGCGCGCACCTCGCCTCGACTCCCACAGCAGGCTGGTTCAACCCGGCATCCGCTGCTCCCGACGCCGACCAGACCGACCGGATTCTGGAGGCGCTGCGGCCCTCATTCGAGTTTGCCGAACCGCCCAAGCTGCGGCGGCAGCGGATGGAGCGGGAGACGCAGACCTTCACGAAGCAGCAGTACGAGGTGCTCGACATGATCGCCGCCAACCGGCGGTGCCTGGTCCGCGGTGCCGCAGGGACAGGCAAGACGTTCGTGGCGGTGGAGGCGGCACGGCGGTTCGCCGGAAGCGGTCTGAGAGTCTTGCTGTGCTGTTTCAACCGGCAGCTGGGCCGCTGGCTCAAAGAAGAGACCGCCGGGGTGGAGGGGATCACGGCGGCTCACCTTCACTCCTACATGGCGGGACTGGTTCCCGCTGCACGCCCCGCAGCAAGCGGAGACGACGGGTTCTTCACCGAGGAGCTTCCCGACCTCGCCCTGGAAGCCCTGTTGGAGCGCGACGGCCCGCCGTTCGACGTGCTGGTGATCGACGAGGCACAGGACCTGATGCGCGAGTCCTACCTCAACGTCCTCGACTCCTCCTTGCGCGGAGGTCTGTCGAGCGGTCAGTGGCTGGCCTTCGGCGACTTCACGCGCCAGGCCCTTTACGACTCCGGCGGCGAGGGAATGGAAGCCCTTCACGGGCGGACGGCGGGCGAGCCAGCGGTATTCATACTGCGTCACAACTGCAGGAGCGTCCCCGACATCACCTTCTACGTGGAAGCGACGTCCGACCTTGACCCGGGCTACGCCGGAACGCTGCGGCCCTCCAACGACCGGACCGCAGAGCACCTGTGGTGGACGGACAGCGAGGAACAGCAGCGGCTACTGGCGGACAGGCTCACCCGGCTCACCCGCGACGGGTTCCTGCCCGAGGACATCGTCGTCCTGTCACCGCTGCGCAATGACCAGAGCGCGGCCGGCAGCTGCCAGGACCCCCGCTGGCGGAACCGGCTCGTGCCCTTCGGCTCACCGCGGCCGGGGGCGGTGCGATACGGGACAGTGCACGCGTTCAAGGGCCTGGACTCCCCAGCGGTCGTCCTCACCGATATCGCCTCTTTCGGGTCGGCGCGCGAACAGACGCTCTTCTATGTGGGCGCCTCCCGCGCCAGGGACGAACTCACTGTGCTGATGTCCCAGAACGCACGCCCCGGCTTCCGCAAGCAGGTCTTCAAGGAGAAGGCAGCATGA